One region of Vibrio pelagius genomic DNA includes:
- the luxU gene encoding quorum-sensing phosphorelay protein LuxU gives MKILNQEKIDELAMEIGQENVPVLLEIFLGELKGYHEHLEQSNAVDSAKYLADISHALKSSAASFGADSLCDFAIGLDAKVKQNKSITDEDYLDMKALLVTTHTEYQQLMS, from the coding sequence CTTGCTATGGAAATTGGCCAGGAAAATGTCCCCGTTTTATTGGAGATTTTCTTAGGTGAGCTCAAGGGGTATCACGAACATTTAGAACAAAGTAATGCCGTGGACTCAGCCAAATATTTGGCTGATATTAGCCATGCACTTAAGAGCAGTGCTGCGAGCTTTGGTGCTGACTCATTGTGTGATTTTGCGATAGGTTTGGACGCTAAAGTAAAACAAAATAAATCAATTACTGACGAAGATTATCTAGACATGAAAGCATTGCTGGTAACCACACACACTGAATACCAACAATTGATGAGTTAA